The Magnetospirillum sp. genome includes a region encoding these proteins:
- a CDS encoding PAS-domain containing protein codes for MAKKRRRTLAFGVGLGLCALLAATTSLVLVRSQTAAIATLRSSVASIAANTGARIDRELLQTETLLARVPLILGSLDGAARQTLVSRELRLFADQSNLLRDIFVIATDGRLLASALPAAARLPPETLADLLATFTRGAGEAAAIALPQRNRITGEWVTLVGRTVQITGVGEALAVGEVEIRVLSELIVDRARLERRMSIELRDGHLIAAAPHDEFGMGQERPKLPATLLEPDSQPMVGAWRGSSAQSAVAVHALRNRALVLVATLDLDAGLAAWRAERNRITIAATAFAALVIAFAALAHRADKLRGRLMDRLALQAAVVENTGESIVISDLAGRALWVNAAFERQSGYKASEILGQRPGAMLQGPGTDPAAIETLRHAIAVQRSCDVEILNYNKAGEAYWQRVRLSPVRDELGELTHFIAIQTDVTREREQLANLAAAKSAAERNLAVATVAHGHLRNAMDAMREGLVLFDAQDRMLKWNAQFVAKLGLPEDFAREGMSIQEITLRALEIREPALSPAARAAKAAARIAAHRQPHMHEEELAVGDRTVVIRRTLLPDGGIMYVYRDVTEERRATEQLRRANEVLHASEARLALALETANLGWWERTVDGRDYWSARAREIWGISPDVEPSVAAWRACLHPEDRDTIEDSLELADGRHVRNYRAVHPDGSVRYVRSQRLITRKSGAGGVQALGTVLDYTDLETLRRAAERDRETLASAINAMREGILIYDANERLVSWNARLLEICPWLEGILAPGLDYSHIPRAALERADGARTQEEIDEAIAERRSSFAEGNGRTFELSIEGRIIHVSRIPVAAGGSLNIVRDVTDQKAYQAELEEAKRAAEAASEAKTRFLANMSHELRTPLAGIVSMLGLLDEGALDEEGRRQVSYARGSAKHLISVVGNILDLSKLEISDITLNRHPFDLALLTNDSIHPLDATAHKKGLELDVSIADSARGVRVGDAVRIRQILTNLVGNAIKFTMAGRVSVAVSAAGDFVTFAVTDTGPGIARDAQTHLFEDFAQVDSSSARRHEGSGLGLAISRRLAIAMAGELTVESDAGRGATFRLVLPLPPFVGAASGLAVPPPPERLDGAWLLLAEDNEVNRYGIVRILEQMGAKVDAVGDGAKAVAAAARRRYDAILMDVQMPGIDGLAATREIRAGSGPNKGALIVALTANAFTADRNACLRAGMDRFLTKPVGAAELCEALADSALVRAARTPPQPAAPAADPATWIDRARIGTLEADGGAGFAATLIGRFAATLEPEMRSLHQALAAGDVVKVAALGHALKSSSRMVGAAGLGEAAETLERIAFDASPETLRDAIATFSLRAQHFRSFAAQTIDTRTEG; via the coding sequence GTGGCGAAAAAACGCCGCCGTACTTTGGCTTTCGGTGTGGGCTTGGGTTTGTGCGCGCTGCTGGCGGCGACGACGTCGCTCGTTCTCGTGCGCAGCCAGACCGCAGCAATTGCCACGCTTCGCAGTTCGGTCGCCAGTATCGCGGCAAACACGGGTGCGCGCATCGACCGCGAATTGCTGCAGACCGAAACGCTGCTGGCCCGCGTGCCCTTGATTCTGGGGTCGCTCGACGGCGCTGCGCGGCAAACCCTCGTGAGCCGCGAATTGCGGCTGTTCGCGGACCAGTCGAATTTGCTGCGCGACATATTCGTCATCGCAACCGACGGCCGCCTGCTTGCGTCGGCTTTGCCTGCCGCCGCACGCCTCCCGCCGGAAACGCTGGCCGACCTGCTCGCCACGTTCACGCGCGGGGCGGGCGAAGCGGCGGCCATCGCCTTGCCGCAGCGCAACCGGATTACGGGCGAGTGGGTCACGCTGGTCGGCCGCACGGTCCAAATCACGGGCGTGGGCGAAGCACTCGCGGTTGGCGAAGTCGAGATTCGCGTGCTGTCCGAGTTGATCGTCGACCGCGCTCGACTCGAACGGCGCATGTCGATCGAGCTGCGCGACGGCCATCTGATCGCCGCCGCACCGCACGATGAATTCGGCATGGGGCAAGAGCGCCCGAAGCTGCCCGCAACCTTGCTCGAGCCCGACAGCCAGCCCATGGTCGGCGCCTGGCGCGGCAGCAGCGCGCAAAGTGCCGTCGCCGTCCATGCGCTGCGCAATCGCGCCTTGGTGCTGGTCGCGACGCTCGATCTCGATGCGGGCCTCGCCGCGTGGCGCGCCGAGCGCAACCGAATCACGATTGCTGCAACGGCCTTTGCGGCGTTGGTCATTGCATTTGCGGCTCTTGCACATCGCGCCGACAAATTGCGCGGGCGCCTGATGGACCGGCTTGCGCTGCAGGCGGCCGTCGTCGAGAACACCGGCGAATCGATCGTCATTTCCGACCTCGCGGGTCGCGCCCTGTGGGTCAATGCGGCTTTCGAGCGGCAGAGCGGCTACAAAGCGTCCGAGATTCTTGGCCAGCGGCCGGGCGCGATGCTGCAGGGGCCCGGCACCGATCCTGCGGCAATCGAAACGCTGCGCCACGCGATTGCCGTACAGCGCAGCTGCGACGTCGAGATCCTGAACTACAACAAAGCCGGCGAGGCCTATTGGCAGCGCGTGCGGCTGTCGCCGGTGCGCGACGAACTGGGCGAACTCACGCATTTCATCGCGATCCAAACGGACGTAACGCGCGAACGCGAGCAGCTCGCCAATCTCGCCGCCGCCAAGTCCGCAGCCGAACGCAATCTTGCGGTCGCCACCGTCGCGCACGGCCATCTGCGCAACGCCATGGACGCGATGCGCGAGGGGCTGGTGCTGTTCGACGCCCAGGACCGCATGCTGAAATGGAATGCGCAGTTCGTGGCCAAGCTCGGTCTGCCGGAGGACTTCGCGCGCGAGGGCATGAGCATCCAGGAGATCACGCTGCGCGCGCTCGAGATCCGCGAGCCCGCACTTTCGCCGGCCGCGCGCGCCGCCAAGGCGGCAGCGCGTATTGCAGCCCATCGCCAGCCGCACATGCACGAAGAAGAGCTGGCGGTCGGCGACCGCACGGTCGTCATTCGGCGCACGCTGCTTCCCGACGGCGGCATCATGTACGTGTATCGCGACGTGACGGAAGAACGGCGCGCGACCGAGCAGCTGCGCCGCGCCAACGAGGTGCTGCACGCGTCCGAGGCGCGGCTGGCCCTTGCGCTCGAGACGGCCAATCTCGGCTGGTGGGAACGCACTGTCGACGGGCGCGACTATTGGAGCGCGCGGGCACGCGAGATCTGGGGCATTTCACCGGATGTCGAGCCGAGCGTTGCTGCCTGGCGCGCCTGTCTGCATCCCGAGGACAGGGACACTATCGAAGATTCGCTGGAGCTTGCCGACGGCCGCCATGTGCGCAACTACCGCGCCGTCCACCCCGACGGCAGCGTGCGCTACGTCCGCTCGCAGCGCTTGATCACGCGCAAAAGCGGTGCTGGCGGCGTGCAGGCGCTCGGAACCGTACTCGACTACACCGATCTCGAAACGCTGCGCCGTGCGGCCGAGCGCGACCGCGAAACGCTTGCGAGCGCCATCAACGCGATGCGCGAGGGCATTCTCATCTACGACGCCAACGAGCGCCTCGTTTCGTGGAACGCGCGCCTTTTGGAAATCTGCCCGTGGCTGGAAGGCATCCTTGCGCCGGGGCTCGACTATTCCCACATTCCGCGCGCGGCCCTCGAGCGCGCCGACGGCGCGCGTACGCAAGAAGAGATCGACGAGGCGATCGCCGAGCGCCGCAGCTCGTTCGCCGAGGGCAACGGGCGGACCTTCGAACTTTCGATCGAAGGCCGCATCATTCACGTCTCGCGCATCCCGGTCGCGGCCGGCGGCTCGCTCAACATCGTGCGCGACGTGACCGACCAGAAGGCCTATCAGGCCGAGCTCGAAGAAGCCAAGCGCGCCGCGGAAGCCGCCAGCGAAGCCAAAACGCGCTTCCTTGCCAACATGAGCCACGAGTTGCGCACGCCGCTTGCCGGCATCGTGTCGATGCTGGGTTTGCTCGACGAGGGCGCTCTCGACGAAGAAGGGCGCCGGCAGGTCTCCTATGCACGCGGATCGGCCAAGCACCTCATCAGCGTGGTCGGCAACATTCTCGATCTCTCGAAGCTCGAGATTTCCGATATCACCCTCAATCGCCACCCGTTCGACCTGGCGTTGCTGACGAACGATTCGATCCATCCGCTCGACGCGACGGCGCATAAAAAGGGTCTGGAACTCGACGTCTCGATCGCGGATTCCGCGCGCGGCGTGCGCGTGGGCGACGCGGTACGCATCCGCCAGATTCTCACCAACCTCGTCGGCAACGCGATCAAGTTCACGATGGCCGGCCGCGTCTCGGTCGCGGTGTCGGCAGCGGGCGACTTCGTGACCTTCGCCGTGACCGATACCGGACCCGGCATCGCACGCGACGCGCAGACGCATCTGTTCGAGGACTTCGCCCAGGTCGATTCGTCCAGCGCGCGGCGCCACGAAGGGTCTGGCCTGGGCTTGGCGATCAGCCGCCGCCTTGCGATCGCCATGGCGGGAGAGCTCACGGTCGAAAGCGACGCGGGGCGGGGTGCCACATTCCGCCTTGTGCTGCCGTTGCCGCCGTTTGTCGGGGCCGCGTCCGGCCTTGCCGTACCGCCGCCGCCCGAACGGCTCGACGGCGCTTGGCTGCTGCTTGCCGAAGACAACGAGGTCAACCGCTACGGCATCGTGCGCATCCTCGAGCAGATGGGCGCCAAGGTCGACGCGGTCGGCGACGGTGCCAAAGCGGTCGCAGCCGCCGCCCGGCGTCGCTACGACGCGATTCTGATGGACGTCCAGATGCCGGGTATCGATGGACTTGCCGCGACGCGCGAAATCCGCGCCGGCAGTGGCCCGAACAAGGGCGCTCTGATCGTTGCGTTGACGGCCAACGCTTTCACCGCCGACCGCAACGCCTGTCTGCGCGCCGGCATGGACCGGTTTCTGACGAAGCCCGTCGGTGCGGCCGAACTTTGCGAAGCCTTGGCCGATTCCGCACTCGTGCGGGCTGCGCGTACGCC